GGACAGCGCGCGCTGCAACTCGTCTTCACTCGCCACTTCGACGAGGCACTCCATCTGCAGTTCGTGCGCCAGCGTAACGAGCGCGCGCAACTCCTCATCGCTGAGGATGGAGACGATGAGGAGGATGGCGTCGGCGCCGTACGCGCGCGACTCCCAGACCTGGTAGGGGTCGAAGATGAAGTCCTTGCGCAGCATCGCAGGCCGGCCGCCGGGGTAGTAGCCATCGATGCTGACCCGGCAGTCGCCCAGGAAGTCGATCGACCCCTGGAAGTACTTCGACTCGGTGAGGATCGAGATCGCACAGGCGCCGCCGATCGTAAACGTGCGGGCGAGCGCGCGATGCTCGAGCGTCGCGACGAGCCGTCCCTTCGACGGAGTGGCTTTCTTGATCTCCGCGATCAGTTGCAGACGGCGGCCGCCGGACGACGGCCCGCGCGGGCCTTCGAGGATCGACTGCACGAGGCTGTACTGCGGCGTCGGGATGCGGTCCTGGCGGCGCTTCAGCGCGTCGAGGGGCTCTTGCTGCTTGCGCGCTTCGATCTCCGCGCGCTTGTCGGCGACGATCTGCGCAACGACGGTCCCTTCGCCCATAGCGCGCCTATACGCCGTTCGATGCGGCGACGAACGCGTCGAGCCTGGCGACGGCAGCACCAGAATCGATGCTCTCGGCGGCGAGCTTCACGCCTGCGCTGAGGTCGGGCGCGGACCCCCACGCGATCAGCGCCGCAGACGCATTGATCAGCGCGAAGTCACGCAACGGGCCGGGAGCGCCTTCGAGCACGAGGCGCAGTTCGGCGGCGTTCTGTTCCGGCGTGCCGCCGCGGAGCGCGCCGACGTCGTGGCGCTGAAGCCCGGCGTCTTCCGGCGTCACCCTGGAGGTGCGCACGCCATCGGGCGTCAATTCGGCGATGATCGACCCGCCGGAGATGCTGACCTCGTCGAATCCGTCGTCGCCGTGTACGACGAGCGCGCGCTTGCTGCCGAGACGCTGCATCACCGCGGCTATCGTTTCAACGAGGTCTTCGCGCGCGACGCCGATCACCTGGCACGTCGCGCCGGCGGGGTTCGTCAGC
This is a stretch of genomic DNA from Dehalococcoidia bacterium. It encodes these proteins:
- the trpC gene encoding indole-3-glycerol phosphate synthase TrpC; translation: MGEGTVVAQIVADKRAEIEARKQQEPLDALKRRQDRIPTPQYSLVQSILEGPRGPSSGGRRLQLIAEIKKATPSKGRLVATLEHRALARTFTIGGACAISILTESKYFQGSIDFLGDCRVSIDGYYPGGRPAMLRKDFIFDPYQVWESRAYGADAILLIVSILSDEELRALVTLAHELQMECLVEVASEDELQRALSVDADVIGINNRDLRTFDVDLAVTERLRPLIPNDKVVAALSGVHTRADAERMANAGVHAVLVGEALMTASDVREKMREFVF